The following coding sequences lie in one Fundulus heteroclitus isolate FHET01 chromosome 20, MU-UCD_Fhet_4.1, whole genome shotgun sequence genomic window:
- the ankrd33ab gene encoding photoreceptor ankyrin repeat protein translates to MATAAEDPHLGSGPDDDETSGLDSDSDSILSDDSVLPDPTQEAANSSAANTLYEACARNDAAALKKVLERGVTKEEATELDNNGWNGLMVACCKGFLDIVHGLHSCPFIDINHQDNEGNTALMIASQGGHVFTVMYLLNYYPGVDTEMRDCRGFTALIKAAMTGRCDVVAALVMAGADVNAVDSFRGKCARDWALKTGRYETFQRIRRLAMRPKAEQFCESYIPEWPELMGRVAKATSQKSPAEKITLRIKNKFGFSFPRDPQDDGVIDHMVRMTTSIRCPLIVTACHPLCPTSPPEVGKRRLAVPELVKKHPQKELEDGSVCHSNGSVSHVLPSIHSAETVALTCCPDTERRGSILSVASNKVATAFIPRSLARRNSVFPSGCIPQINVDRPSDPTPKKEKKKKKNKSYLEPPMWKYKEHREEKKKEKKNAEKEKEGKGSKKDKDSRKTKN, encoded by the exons ATGGCCACTGCAGCAGAGGACCCCCACCTGGGCtcaggtccagatgatgatgaAACATCAGGACTGGACTCTGACTCTGACAGCATCCTCTCCGACGACTCCGTGCTCCCTGACCCCACGCAGGAGGCAGCCAACAGCAGCGCCGCTAACACCTTGTACGAGGCCTGCGCCCGCAACGACGCCGCCGCTCTGAAGAAAGTCCTGGAGAGAGGGGTGACAAAGGAGGAGGCGACGGAGCTGGACAACAACGGATGG AACGGCCTGATGGTGGCTTGTTGCAAAGGGTTTCTTGACATTGTGCACGGGCTCCACAGTTGTCCCTTTATAGACATAAATCACCAGGACAATGAAGGCAACACAGCCCTAATGATTGCATCTCAAGGAG GTCATGTATTCACCGTGATGTATCTCCTAAACTACTACCCTGGAGTGGACACAGAAATGAGGGACTGCAGAGGCTTCACAGCCCTCATCAAAGCTGCCATGACTGGCCGCTGCGACGTGGTCGCTGCTCTTGTTATGGCCG GGGCTGATGTAAACGCAGTGGACTCTTTCCGGGGAAAGTGTGCTCGGGACTGGGCTCTGAAAACAGGTCGCTATGAGACCTTTCAACGTATTCGTCGCCTCGCGATGCGGCCTAAAGCCGAGCAGTTCTGTGAAAGCTACATCCCAGAGTGGCCCGAGCTCATGGGCAGAGTTGCCAAAGCCACATCTCAGAAGAGTCCCGCAGAGAAGATCACGCTGCGGATCAAAAACAAGTTTGGGTTCAGCTTTCCACGTGACCCCCAGGACGACGGGGTCATAGACCACATGGTTCGCATGACCACCAGCATCCGCTGTCCTCTCATTGTGACTGCGTGCCACCCGCTGTGCCCCACCAGCCCACCGGAGGTGGGGAAGAGAAGGCTTGCGGTGCCGGAGCTGGTGAAGAAACATCCACAGAAGGAGCTGGAAGACGGCTCAGTGTGCCACAGCAACGGCTCAGTCTCGCACGTCCTCCCCTCGATCCACTCTGCAGAGACAGTGGCTTTGACGTGCTGCCCCGACACCGAGAGGAGAGGGAGCATCCTCTCAGTGGCCTCCAACAAGGTGGCCACAGCGTTCATCCCCCGAAGCTTGGCGAGGCGCAACAGCGTCTTCCCCTCAGGGTGCATTCCTCAGATCAACGTGGACAGGCCTTCAGACCCGACGccgaagaaagaaaagaagaagaagaaaaacaagagctACCTGGAGCCGCCTATGTGGAAATACAAGGAGCACAGGGAGGAgaaaaagaaggagaagaaaaatgctgagaaagaaaaggaagggaAGGGGAGCAAAAAGGATAAGGACAGCAGGAAGACCAAAAATTAG